One part of the Sorangiineae bacterium MSr11954 genome encodes these proteins:
- a CDS encoding EthD family reductase → MIRVSVLYPAAEGKTFDHHYYTKKHMPRAGELLAPVRYEVDKGISGGEPGRPAPFVAACHFYFETVEHFAERTTVHGPELRADIANYTNIEPVIQISEIVS, encoded by the coding sequence ATGATCCGCGTATCCGTTTTGTATCCCGCCGCCGAAGGGAAGACTTTCGACCACCACTACTACACGAAGAAGCACATGCCACGGGCCGGCGAGCTCCTCGCGCCCGTGCGCTACGAAGTCGACAAAGGCATCTCCGGCGGCGAACCCGGCCGACCCGCGCCGTTCGTCGCCGCCTGTCACTTCTACTTCGAAACAGTGGAGCACTTCGCCGAGCGCACCACCGTGCACGGGCCGGAGCTGCGGGCCGATATCGCCAACTACACGAACATCGAGCCCGTGATTCAGATCAGCGAAATCGTATCTTGA
- a CDS encoding HNH endonuclease: MSTRTLMLTPWMTPHRVISWQRAVALFFLGKVEVLEEYDDRITAPSITIRTPAVVRLTKGSVSKKHKVRFSRVNVFTRDGFRCQYCGVRKEMNALNYDHVVPRVRGGKTVWENIATSCYACNDRKGGRLPEEAGMVLLRKPFKPSSLPFAPVLDTGRDVPSMWRHYYPLAAAEPRADVA, encoded by the coding sequence ATGTCGACACGAACCCTGATGCTGACCCCCTGGATGACCCCGCACCGAGTGATCTCTTGGCAACGCGCCGTCGCGCTCTTCTTCCTCGGCAAGGTCGAGGTGCTCGAAGAGTACGATGATCGCATCACCGCGCCGTCGATCACCATCCGCACGCCAGCCGTCGTCCGCCTGACCAAGGGGAGCGTGTCGAAGAAGCATAAGGTCCGATTCTCGCGCGTGAACGTCTTCACGCGCGACGGGTTCCGTTGCCAGTACTGCGGCGTGCGCAAAGAGATGAACGCCCTGAACTACGACCACGTCGTGCCCCGCGTCCGCGGCGGCAAGACGGTCTGGGAGAACATCGCGACCTCGTGCTACGCATGCAACGATCGAAAGGGGGGCCGCTTGCCGGAGGAGGCGGGGATGGTGCTTCTGCGGAAGCCGTTCAAACCTTCTTCGCTGCCGTTCGCGCCCGTGCTCGACACCGGTAGGGACGTACCTTCGATGTGGAGGCACTACTATCCCCTCGCCGCCGCCGAGCCCCGTGCGGACGTAGCGTGA
- a CDS encoding SRPBCC family protein: protein MNARKDSEPNPTKNRTTVEPKSEREIVVRRTFDAPARIVFQAWTTPALFKRWWVPKSMPLALLSYEADIRTGGGYRLVFDVDGTKTMAFFGKYIEVTPHSRIVWTNDESGEDGAVTTVTLEEAGDKTLMVLHELYRSKEVRDAALASGAYDGMGETFEQLDEVLVTLRA, encoded by the coding sequence ATGAACGCAAGAAAAGACAGTGAGCCCAACCCCACGAAGAACCGCACGACGGTGGAACCGAAGTCCGAGCGCGAAATCGTCGTCAGGCGAACCTTCGACGCCCCGGCTCGCATCGTCTTTCAGGCGTGGACGACTCCCGCGCTGTTCAAGCGGTGGTGGGTACCGAAGTCGATGCCGCTGGCCCTGCTCTCCTACGAGGCGGATATCCGTACAGGAGGCGGCTACCGGCTCGTGTTCGACGTCGACGGCACGAAGACGATGGCGTTCTTCGGCAAGTACATCGAAGTGACTCCCCACTCGCGAATCGTCTGGACGAATGACGAGAGCGGCGAGGATGGGGCCGTCACGACGGTGACCCTCGAGGAAGCAGGCGACAAGACCCTGATGGTGCTGCACGAGCTCTATCGCTCCAAGGAAGTTCGCGATGCGGCCCTCGCCTCCGGGGCATACGACGGAATGGGCGAGACGTTCGAACAACTGGACGAGGTGCTCGTCACCTTGCGCGCGTAG
- a CDS encoding helix-turn-helix domain-containing protein, producing MVHHSSARLDASFAALSDATRRGVLEQLGRADASITELAEKFHMTLTGMKKHVGVLERAGLVATEKVGRVRTCKLGPSRLSAETAWIEGYRQLWSSRFEELDKIIEELKRKENVR from the coding sequence ATGGTTCACCATTCGAGTGCCCGCTTGGACGCCTCGTTCGCCGCTCTCTCGGACGCAACCCGGCGCGGCGTTCTGGAGCAGCTCGGGCGCGCAGACGCGTCGATCACGGAGCTTGCCGAGAAATTCCACATGACCCTCACGGGCATGAAGAAGCACGTCGGCGTCTTGGAGCGAGCGGGGCTCGTCGCCACGGAAAAGGTCGGGCGCGTGCGGACGTGCAAGCTCGGCCCGAGCCGCCTTTCGGCTGAGACGGCATGGATCGAAGGGTACCGCCAGCTCTGGAGCTCACGCTTCGAAGAGTTGGACAAGATCATCGAGGAACTGAAACGGAAGGAGAACGTTCGATGA
- a CDS encoding IS630 family transposase: MISAGYDHPVETARGCSSCSCRRAFLRRNREAARDRSGDGEPNPAAAPRNELARAEASRRWQHLSDSRRNGADACRHRGRDARRDGRRTRVGARKALTHANESLRCAAGAHSPGVLSKKKSFLAAERNTLEHRELREAFCALLKNADLNSLVFIDESFVKTGMRREYARSLRGHRVTGSRPFRSWKTLSLIGAIRLGEKPKIMTSKAAVNGTTFLRFIKHRLSSWLYPGDIVIMDNLSIHKMLLVREAILDAGGFPVYLPTYSPELNPIERLWADMKRRLRTLALDAQDELLRTVRRLRASTPITKIAAWFRHSLSEARFN; the protein is encoded by the coding sequence ATGATCTCTGCTGGATATGATCACCCCGTTGAAACTGCGCGAGGCTGTTCTTCGTGCTCGTGCCGAAGGGCGTTCCTACGACGAAACCGCGAGGCTGCTCGGGATCGGTCGGGCGACGGTGAACCGAATCCTGCGGCTGCACCGCGAAACGAGCTCGCTCGAGCCGAGGCCTCGCGGAGGTGGCAACACCTCTCCGATTCACGGCGAAATGGCGCGGATGCTTGCCGCCATCGTGGCCGAGATGCCCGACGCGACGGTCGCCGAACTCGCGTCGGAGCTCGTAAAGCGCTCACGCACGCAAACGAGTCGCTCCGCTGTGCAGCGGGCGCTCACTCGCCTGGGGTTCTCTCGAAAAAAAAGTCGTTTCTTGCCGCCGAACGCAACACACTCGAGCACCGCGAACTCCGAGAAGCGTTCTGCGCGCTCTTGAAGAACGCGGACCTAAATAGCCTCGTTTTTATCGACGAATCTTTCGTAAAAACCGGCATGCGTCGCGAGTATGCACGCTCGTTGCGAGGTCACCGCGTCACCGGAAGCAGGCCCTTTCGTTCGTGGAAGACGCTCTCCCTCATCGGTGCGATCCGACTCGGCGAGAAGCCGAAGATCATGACGAGCAAAGCTGCGGTGAACGGGACGACCTTCCTTCGCTTCATCAAACACCGGCTCAGTTCGTGGCTGTATCCAGGCGACATCGTCATCATGGACAACCTCAGCATCCACAAGATGCTGCTCGTTCGCGAAGCCATCCTCGATGCAGGCGGCTTTCCGGTCTACCTCCCGACCTACAGCCCGGAGCTAAACCCAATTGAGCGCCTCTGGGCAGACATGAAACGACGTCTTCGAACGCTCGCCCTCGACGCTCAGGATGAACTCCTTCGGACCGTCCGTCGACTTCGCGCTTCAACACCGATCACCAAGATCGCCGCGTGGTTCCGCCATTCTTTATCAGAGGCTCGCTTCAACTGA
- a CDS encoding M1 family metallopeptidase: MKYSCRVFCALSLGMAAAGASGCSSDDGAGGSEMGQWESSLLRDGAGSPGIGDPYYPELGNGGYDVSHYSIRLTYEPVSDRLSGSTTILAKATQDLTSFHLDFLLAVKSVRVNNATARFTSSGDELIIELPGKIGKGSNMNVVVQYDDIPSQATSKTAWIHAWRRTAGGAASVGEPFSAEWWYPCNNHPADKATYDVSVAVPEGYEVLSNGVLAGKTQQTDGWVRWYWRSTKPQITYASFIAMGQYDIQTSTTASGLPIINAFADDLGEYAELGRRVVNRTGEVIDFFESKLGPYPFEAAGGVVARGAFGLETQTRPMYGTAGFDSGYHDYFVVHELAHQWFGDSVSLQRWRDLWLNEGFAIYAEYIWSENHGEGTAQELAVREYNSHPAKDPFWEVLPGDPGGGRGKNFHLAVYYRGAIGIQALRNAVGDDTFFRIVRTWLQQKQYGHGTAEEFIALSERISGKSLRALFDTWFYTAGRPAFEAAASDVVPPAFEKIHGALDRLEATGHGSRHEFVR, from the coding sequence ATGAAATATTCTTGTCGGGTTTTCTGCGCCCTGTCCCTCGGAATGGCGGCGGCCGGCGCCTCGGGTTGCAGCAGCGATGACGGTGCAGGGGGCTCGGAAATGGGCCAGTGGGAATCGAGCCTGCTCCGCGACGGTGCGGGATCGCCCGGTATCGGCGATCCGTATTATCCCGAGCTCGGCAATGGCGGTTACGATGTTTCACATTACAGCATCCGACTCACCTACGAGCCGGTGAGCGATCGACTCTCCGGGTCGACCACCATCTTGGCCAAGGCGACCCAGGACCTGACCAGCTTTCATCTCGATTTTTTGCTCGCGGTCAAGTCGGTCCGGGTGAACAATGCGACGGCACGGTTCACGTCGTCGGGCGACGAATTGATCATCGAGCTGCCCGGAAAAATAGGCAAAGGCAGCAACATGAACGTCGTCGTGCAATATGACGACATTCCGTCGCAGGCTACGTCGAAAACGGCATGGATCCACGCTTGGCGAAGGACCGCGGGCGGCGCGGCCTCGGTGGGCGAGCCGTTCAGCGCGGAGTGGTGGTATCCGTGCAACAACCATCCCGCGGACAAAGCCACCTACGACGTATCGGTCGCGGTTCCCGAAGGCTACGAGGTGCTCTCCAACGGCGTGCTGGCCGGCAAGACGCAGCAAACGGACGGCTGGGTGAGGTGGTATTGGCGCAGCACCAAACCACAAATCACGTATGCTTCGTTCATCGCGATGGGGCAATACGACATTCAAACGTCGACCACCGCCAGCGGATTGCCGATCATCAACGCCTTCGCCGACGATCTGGGCGAATACGCGGAGCTCGGACGAAGGGTCGTGAACCGCACCGGAGAGGTCATCGACTTTTTCGAGAGCAAGCTCGGTCCGTATCCCTTCGAGGCCGCCGGCGGGGTCGTGGCGCGCGGGGCGTTCGGGCTGGAGACGCAAACGCGGCCAATGTACGGCACGGCGGGGTTCGATTCGGGATATCACGATTATTTCGTCGTTCACGAGCTCGCGCATCAATGGTTCGGCGACTCGGTGTCGCTCCAGCGATGGCGCGATCTCTGGCTCAACGAGGGATTCGCGATATATGCCGAGTATATTTGGTCGGAGAACCACGGTGAGGGCACCGCGCAGGAGCTGGCGGTTCGCGAATACAATTCGCACCCGGCCAAGGATCCCTTCTGGGAGGTTCTCCCTGGCGATCCCGGTGGGGGGCGCGGGAAGAATTTTCATCTTGCCGTGTACTACCGGGGGGCCATCGGGATCCAAGCGCTGCGCAATGCCGTTGGAGACGATACCTTCTTCCGCATCGTGCGTACTTGGCTCCAACAGAAGCAGTACGGTCACGGCACCGCCGAAGAGTTCATCGCGCTGTCCGAGCGCATTTCGGGCAAATCGCTGCGCGCGCTGTTCGACACGTGGTTTTATACGGCGGGGAGGCCAGCGTTCGAAGCCGCGGCGAGTGACGTCGTGCCGCCGGCGTTCGAGAAGATCCATGGCGCACTCGATCGGCTCGAGGCGACCGGGCACGGTAGCAGGCATGAATTCGTTCGATAG
- a CDS encoding tetratricopeptide repeat protein — protein sequence MGCVYQAYDPKLNRNVAIKLIGDLSRFAADPTLRPRLLREAQALAQVVHPHVVSVFDVGEFREHMFFAMELIEGTTLRDELARGRHDLRTMLQWLDQAGRGLAAAHRAGLVHRDFKPDNVLIDRERRAKVVDFGLARAVDALRHDPVATAMLEEHATMWNRRITETGAFLGTPAYMAPEQFSGSLTDARSDQFSFSIVAYEALFGSHPFSGKDGKLSVAALCNATIEVKGPRRDPGYVRVLSRGLSRDPADRYPSLQHLLDDLVNVPRRRLRRAVAIATVVCAAAACFGGRAIQVHRAHRCEAAAEQALAGIWDAPRRGKLENVLAGDGKAFGRDVWERVAAALDGYGAQWKRTSTELCGRAGWWWSDGDAMHARSSMCLDERRRQLRAVTDVLTNGDQNVRLRAPDVLVQLDALSACTNPAVLASTSVPAHHPGSSRNVDRIRDLLAQSQALDEALQASPAKEAARRALELAREEHDRALAAEALYRLSVVQETDDEYDAAESSVVQALAEAESSGHERLLPRIWLQMLTIVGHEKDRYSEVERLVPFIETHVQRFDPQGPTHVELLFVLGVIEADRGNYERAIEQLRMVLDMTRTVFAENDLRRIQIYQHLIDVERAVSQFDKAIAHARLALAETEALFGKEHPRLAGTLSLLARMLTEQGDLAGARAAREHASRMVEQVFPSENTYLSKSLFDLGYAYLEAAEPEAALSLFRRAHTITVAESWNGASELAAMARAEMELGHLETARAMCEQALAIFTNVVGASHPESLKVGARLGKILRALRRERDALQLCTQLLRTAEQAPGPHAMVGWVLLCIGESYEQLGQLPEALAALERAEKLLEETTTMLPFGRGPEIRFALARVLWRVGGDRERARRLANEALDSYQYEPPLYAKDGIAIRTWLSKLSEPHRQIRGR from the coding sequence ATGGGCTGCGTTTACCAGGCCTACGATCCCAAGCTCAATCGCAACGTGGCCATCAAGCTCATTGGCGACCTGTCGCGCTTCGCCGCCGATCCGACCTTGCGACCGCGGCTCTTGCGGGAGGCGCAGGCGCTGGCGCAAGTGGTCCACCCGCATGTCGTCAGCGTCTTCGACGTTGGTGAGTTTCGCGAACACATGTTCTTTGCCATGGAGTTGATCGAGGGGACGACGTTGCGGGACGAGCTGGCTCGCGGTAGGCATGATCTGCGGACGATGCTGCAATGGCTCGACCAGGCGGGCCGCGGGCTCGCTGCAGCGCATCGCGCCGGTCTGGTGCATCGCGATTTCAAACCCGATAACGTGTTGATCGATCGCGAGAGGCGCGCAAAGGTCGTCGACTTCGGCCTGGCGCGTGCCGTCGATGCCCTCCGACATGATCCGGTTGCGACCGCGATGCTTGAGGAACATGCAACGATGTGGAATCGGCGCATCACGGAGACAGGCGCATTTCTCGGGACGCCCGCCTACATGGCGCCGGAGCAGTTTTCGGGCTCGCTCACCGACGCGCGCAGCGATCAATTCAGCTTTTCTATCGTCGCGTACGAAGCTCTGTTCGGGTCACATCCATTTTCGGGAAAAGATGGAAAGCTCTCGGTGGCGGCGCTGTGCAACGCGACGATCGAGGTGAAGGGCCCGCGGCGAGATCCCGGTTATGTGCGTGTGCTGAGCCGCGGCTTATCGCGCGATCCTGCGGATCGTTATCCATCGCTGCAGCACCTGCTGGACGACTTGGTCAATGTTCCGCGGCGGCGTCTGCGGCGCGCCGTTGCCATCGCAACGGTCGTGTGCGCCGCTGCAGCATGCTTCGGGGGCCGCGCCATCCAAGTGCACAGGGCACACCGCTGCGAAGCTGCTGCCGAGCAGGCCCTCGCCGGGATCTGGGATGCACCGCGACGGGGGAAGCTCGAGAATGTGCTCGCGGGCGACGGAAAGGCGTTCGGTCGCGATGTCTGGGAGAGGGTCGCGGCCGCGCTCGATGGCTACGGTGCCCAGTGGAAGCGCACGAGCACGGAGCTTTGTGGGCGCGCGGGGTGGTGGTGGTCCGACGGCGATGCGATGCACGCCCGCTCATCGATGTGCCTCGACGAGCGGCGCCGGCAGCTTCGTGCGGTGACCGACGTGCTCACGAACGGCGATCAGAACGTGCGCCTTCGTGCGCCCGACGTTCTCGTTCAACTCGACGCGCTATCGGCATGCACGAATCCGGCGGTGCTCGCGTCGACCTCGGTTCCCGCCCACCATCCGGGGAGCTCACGGAACGTCGACCGCATTCGTGACCTTCTCGCGCAGAGCCAGGCGCTCGACGAAGCACTCCAAGCTTCCCCCGCCAAGGAAGCGGCACGGCGAGCACTCGAGCTGGCGCGCGAAGAGCACGATCGAGCGCTTGCCGCCGAAGCGCTCTATCGTCTCAGCGTCGTGCAGGAAACCGACGACGAGTATGACGCGGCGGAGTCGAGCGTCGTTCAGGCACTCGCCGAGGCCGAATCGAGTGGTCACGAACGGTTGCTGCCGCGCATCTGGCTCCAGATGCTCACGATCGTGGGGCACGAGAAAGATCGTTACAGCGAGGTCGAGCGTCTGGTCCCGTTCATCGAGACCCATGTGCAGCGCTTCGATCCGCAAGGACCGACGCACGTCGAGCTCTTGTTCGTCCTTGGTGTCATCGAGGCCGATCGCGGCAACTACGAGCGCGCCATCGAACAGCTCCGCATGGTCTTGGATATGACGCGAACCGTATTCGCGGAGAATGATCTGCGCCGTATTCAGATCTACCAGCACCTCATCGACGTCGAACGAGCCGTAAGTCAATTCGACAAGGCGATCGCGCACGCGCGTTTGGCGTTGGCGGAGACCGAGGCACTGTTCGGCAAGGAGCATCCGCGGCTTGCGGGCACGCTATCCCTGTTGGCGCGTATGCTCACCGAACAAGGCGACCTCGCCGGTGCGCGAGCGGCACGAGAACATGCCTCGCGCATGGTCGAACAGGTATTTCCCTCCGAGAACACCTATCTGAGCAAATCACTCTTCGACCTGGGATATGCCTATTTGGAGGCCGCCGAGCCCGAGGCAGCCCTCTCGCTATTTCGTCGAGCGCATACCATTACCGTCGCGGAGAGCTGGAACGGAGCGTCCGAGCTTGCGGCTATGGCCCGTGCCGAGATGGAGCTGGGGCATCTCGAGACGGCGCGCGCGATGTGTGAGCAGGCTCTCGCAATCTTTACGAACGTGGTGGGGGCGAGCCATCCGGAATCGCTCAAGGTCGGCGCCCGGCTCGGGAAGATCTTGCGCGCGTTGCGGCGCGAGCGCGATGCGCTCCAGCTCTGTACTCAGCTCCTCCGTACCGCCGAGCAGGCGCCCGGACCACATGCCATGGTGGGTTGGGTACTTTTGTGCATCGGCGAGTCCTACGAGCAGCTCGGTCAGCTCCCCGAGGCGCTGGCGGCGCTCGAACGAGCCGAGAAGCTGCTCGAAGAGACAACCACGATGCTCCCCTTCGGCCGGGGCCCGGAGATCCGCTTCGCGCTTGCACGCGTGCTGTGGCGGGTCGGCGGCGATCGCGAGCGCGCCCGACGCCTGGCCAACGAAGCGCTCGACAGTTACCAGTACGAGCCCCCCCTTTATGCCAAGGACGGTATCGCCATTCGGACATGGCTATCGAAGCTCTCCGAGCCGCACCGCCAAATTCGCGGTCGATGA
- a CDS encoding SDR family oxidoreductase, whose protein sequence is MSPNVGARLLARGATGDAPLEKCFQSDLCPGPTVTPGLEGLATDDTRDALIDTLKAQTVLGRLADPAETAAVALILASDESSFMTGSEVFVDGGSAQV, encoded by the coding sequence ATGTCGCCGAACGTCGGAGCACGCCTGCTCGCCCGCGGTGCGACCGGCGACGCGCCGCTCGAAAAGTGTTTTCAAAGCGACCTCTGTCCGGGGCCGACGGTGACGCCGGGCCTCGAGGGGCTGGCGACGGATGACACGCGCGACGCGCTGATCGATACGCTCAAAGCGCAGACGGTGCTCGGTCGGCTCGCCGATCCCGCCGAGACCGCGGCCGTGGCGCTGATTCTCGCTTCGGACGAGAGTAGCTTCATGACGGGGAGCGAGGTGTTCGTCGACGGCGGCTCGGCGCAGGTCTGA
- a CDS encoding AraC family transcriptional regulator: MLGDRTYDIGANEYLIATADLPVAARVAKASTGSPHLAITLDLDRARMAELLLAMPEPPSSAGPSSGLAVARHTGDLLEAVARLMALLDRPNDIAVMAPLIEREIHYRLLQGEWGALLAQFSTAGTHLSQIGRVTDWIKSHYAEPMSIDHLAKRVGMSPASFHRHFKIVTTMSPLQYRSRIRLEEARRRLLVEGRDAGAIGFEVGYESSSQFSREYRKMFGVPPATDAARRRLVLHHGRGSSSPSHHARRRSGAYQS, translated from the coding sequence TTGCTCGGCGATCGCACGTACGACATTGGTGCGAACGAGTACCTGATTGCCACCGCGGATCTGCCGGTCGCGGCCCGCGTGGCGAAGGCCAGCACCGGCTCGCCGCACCTCGCCATCACCTTGGACTTGGACCGCGCGCGCATGGCCGAGCTGCTGCTCGCGATGCCGGAGCCGCCGTCGTCCGCGGGCCCTTCGTCGGGGTTGGCCGTCGCCCGGCACACGGGCGATCTGCTCGAGGCCGTGGCCCGGTTGATGGCGCTGCTCGATCGGCCGAACGACATTGCGGTCATGGCGCCGCTGATCGAGCGGGAGATCCATTACCGATTGCTGCAGGGCGAATGGGGCGCGCTGCTCGCACAATTCTCCACGGCGGGGACGCACCTGTCGCAAATCGGTCGGGTGACCGATTGGATCAAATCGCATTACGCGGAGCCGATGAGTATCGACCATCTAGCCAAACGCGTGGGCATGAGCCCGGCCTCGTTTCATCGGCATTTCAAAATCGTGACCACGATGTCGCCCTTGCAGTACCGATCGCGGATTCGGTTGGAGGAGGCGCGGCGGCGGCTGCTCGTGGAGGGACGGGACGCGGGCGCCATCGGATTCGAGGTGGGCTACGAGAGCTCGTCGCAATTCAGCCGCGAATACCGGAAGATGTTCGGCGTGCCGCCGGCGACGGACGCGGCGCGTCGGCGCCTCGTCCTGCACCATGGCCGAGGCAGCTCATCGCCGAGTCACCACGCTCGGCGCCGTAGCGGCGCATACCAAAGCTGA
- a CDS encoding peptidyl-prolyl cis-trans isomerase — MIVHRFLREPLVHFALIGAALFATERRWRPAERAAVEQSRTMPARIEATDDVRRGLTEEHIRTHGRPPTPSETNALVAAWIDDEVLFREGLVRGLDKDDPRVHQRVVEKMSFVLEQGITPAAPTEEELSAWFNAHSSKWAQPELVDFTQVFVQGDGAPAQERARGMLAELEKGANPAGLGDTFSGGRRYRRRKIADLGESFGPDFSAGLAEQKEGRWALRRSRFGFHLVRVDRRTPAERPSLSQVREEVALDFQQAHRAEKMNRAIAELRKRWPVEKAP; from the coding sequence ATGATCGTCCATCGATTCTTGCGCGAGCCTCTCGTTCATTTCGCCCTCATCGGTGCTGCCCTTTTTGCCACGGAGAGGCGCTGGCGGCCCGCGGAGCGCGCCGCCGTCGAGCAGAGCCGAACGATGCCGGCGCGCATCGAGGCCACCGATGACGTGCGGCGAGGGCTCACCGAGGAGCACATTCGCACGCACGGCCGCCCGCCCACACCGTCGGAGACGAATGCGCTCGTTGCGGCGTGGATCGACGACGAGGTGCTCTTTCGCGAAGGGCTCGTGCGCGGCTTGGACAAAGACGATCCCCGCGTGCACCAGCGCGTCGTGGAAAAAATGTCATTTGTGCTGGAGCAAGGAATTACCCCTGCGGCGCCGACCGAAGAGGAGCTCTCCGCCTGGTTCAATGCGCATTCCAGCAAATGGGCGCAGCCGGAGCTCGTCGATTTCACGCAGGTGTTCGTCCAAGGCGACGGCGCCCCGGCGCAGGAACGCGCGCGCGGGATGCTCGCGGAGCTGGAGAAGGGCGCCAATCCCGCGGGCTTGGGGGATACCTTTTCCGGAGGGCGGCGCTATCGGCGGCGCAAAATTGCAGATTTGGGCGAGAGCTTCGGGCCGGACTTTTCGGCGGGCCTCGCGGAGCAGAAGGAGGGCAGGTGGGCGCTGCGTCGATCGCGTTTCGGGTTTCACCTCGTTCGCGTGGACCGACGCACGCCGGCGGAGAGACCGTCGCTATCGCAGGTGCGGGAGGAGGTCGCGTTGGACTTTCAGCAGGCCCATCGCGCCGAGAAAATGAACCGTGCCATCGCCGAGCTTCGAAAGCGATGGCCGGTCGAAAAAGCACCGTGA
- a CDS encoding HupE/UreJ family protein encodes MAGRKSTVMCRWRLLAVATWATTPALARAHDFNPGVLALTEIGNGRFDVAWTEPIDSRGSTGEVRVVYPPHCQLSGRQLECGAKGLRGEIAFAGALRRTQIAVSVRYRDGDALDTIVTGADPRVRFDKASRSETVGRWIRVGAEHVVTGLDHVAFVVGLFLVTGIRRRRLVATITAFTLAHSLTLAPAALHIVELPRAPVEATIAASVMLVARESMHREQTLTRMHPWLVAFAFGLIHGLGFAGALGELELPRGALGLALLSFNVGVELAQLAIVGSLFAVANVVRALLERGASIPIAPAARSMALVLGAFGAYWFIDRVYFVLNR; translated from the coding sequence ATGGCCGGTCGAAAAAGCACCGTGATGTGCCGGTGGCGCCTTCTCGCCGTGGCCACATGGGCCACGACGCCGGCGCTCGCCCGCGCTCACGACTTCAATCCGGGGGTGCTCGCGCTGACCGAAATCGGCAATGGACGTTTCGACGTCGCCTGGACGGAGCCCATCGACAGCCGCGGCAGCACCGGGGAGGTCCGCGTCGTCTACCCTCCGCATTGCCAGCTCTCGGGGCGGCAACTCGAATGCGGCGCGAAAGGCCTGCGGGGCGAAATCGCATTCGCGGGCGCGCTGCGGCGCACGCAAATCGCCGTCAGCGTGCGTTATCGCGATGGCGATGCCCTCGATACCATCGTGACCGGCGCCGATCCCCGCGTGCGCTTCGACAAGGCGTCGCGCTCCGAAACGGTCGGACGATGGATTCGGGTGGGGGCCGAGCACGTCGTCACCGGGCTCGATCATGTGGCCTTCGTCGTCGGGCTCTTTCTGGTCACGGGCATCCGGCGGCGACGCCTCGTCGCGACCATCACGGCCTTTACGCTCGCGCATTCGCTCACGCTGGCCCCGGCGGCGCTGCACATCGTCGAGCTTCCGCGCGCGCCGGTGGAAGCCACCATCGCGGCGAGCGTGATGCTCGTGGCCCGGGAGTCCATGCACCGCGAACAGACGCTGACACGAATGCATCCTTGGCTCGTCGCCTTTGCGTTCGGGCTGATTCACGGCCTCGGCTTCGCGGGGGCGCTGGGCGAATTGGAATTGCCGCGCGGAGCTCTTGGCTTGGCACTCCTGTCGTTCAACGTCGGCGTGGAGCTCGCGCAGCTCGCCATCGTCGGCTCACTTTTCGCCGTCGCGAACGTCGTGCGAGCCCTCCTCGAGCGCGGTGCAAGCATACCGATCGCGCCGGCGGCGAGGAGCATGGCACTCGTCCTCGGCGCCTTCGGGGCCTATTGGTTCATCGATCGCGTCTACTTCGTTTTGAATCGATAG
- a CDS encoding lipocalin-like domain-containing protein — translation MKFRMLALGGFALMLTASTPLRADDRATAVTPSLVGTWTLSAADDLRADGTRVPAYGTGPKGILFLGADGRYSVQIYRATRPRFASGDKRRGTADEYRDATIGVSAHFGRYAVDPVAKTITFRIECASFPNWDGAEQKRPYTVDGDELSWRVPATPDGTIPISVWRRAR, via the coding sequence ATGAAATTTCGCATGCTCGCCCTCGGGGGTTTCGCGCTCATGCTCACGGCTTCGACGCCCCTTCGCGCCGACGATCGCGCCACCGCCGTGACGCCTTCGCTCGTTGGGACTTGGACGCTCAGCGCCGCCGACGACCTGCGCGCGGACGGCACGCGCGTTCCCGCGTATGGTACGGGCCCCAAGGGGATCCTCTTCCTCGGGGCCGACGGTCGCTATTCGGTCCAGATCTACCGCGCCACACGCCCTCGCTTCGCGTCCGGCGACAAGCGTCGCGGCACCGCCGACGAATACCGCGACGCCACGATCGGTGTGAGCGCCCACTTCGGCCGCTACGCCGTCGATCCCGTTGCGAAGACCATCACCTTTCGCATCGAATGCGCTTCCTTTCCCAACTGGGACGGCGCCGAGCAGAAACGGCCCTACACCGTCGACGGGGATGAGCTCAGTTGGCGCGTCCCCGCCACGCCCGACGGGACCATCCCGATCTCCGTGTGGCGCCGCGCACGTTAG